The DNA window ATAGAAAACATTTCAATCGTGTACAATGGAATTAATATATCTAAGATTAAGTGCAAAACATCACGTCATTCCTCTGACATATTTAAAATAATTCAAGTTAGCAGATTAGATCATCTAAAAAAAGGACAACACATTTTACTGGAAGCATTATATATATTAATACATGAATATGGAATTGAAAATTTTCATCTAGACTATGTAGGTGAAGGAAACTCGCTTATCTTTTTACGAAACTTAGTTACAAAATATAATTTAGATAATAAGGTAACTTTTGTTGGACTTAAAGACCGTTCATATATATACTCAAATCTTATGAATTATGACTTATTGGTCCAACCTTCAATTTTTGAAGGTTTTGGTCTAACTGTTAGCGAAGGATTAGCAGCTAAAATACCAGTTTTAGTTTCTGCAAATGATGGACCAATGGAAATTATTCAGAATGGGAAATATGGTTTTTATTTTAAAAAGGAAGACGTAAATGATTGCGCAAAACAAATAAAAGAAATAATGTCGTGTCCTGAAAAAGTAAATCTAATAAGAGAATGTGCATACAAATACTGCTTAAGCAATTTTGATATTAGTATAACTGCAGAAAATTATTGCAAAGAATATAAAATTGTAATTGATAATAAATAATGCAAAAAAGATGATTATAACATTATAGTTCTTTTTTTAAGTAAATGATTAAACATCTTAAATTACCAAATAAATATCGCCTCCATAATCTTTTAGGTTCTTGTAAAAAGCGATAAAACCATTCAAATCCAGCTTTTTGAATCCATATAGGAGCTCGTTCAAATTTTCCGCTCACAATATCTAAAGTTCCACCACATCCAATAGCAAATTTTACATTAATACTTTTT is part of the uncultured Bacteroides sp. genome and encodes:
- a CDS encoding glycosyltransferase family 4 protein, translated to MKILHLIFSLNIGGAESMLVDIANYQAYNNDVYVYIINSEYNQILLNSFNSKVNIRLFNRKVNSKNLIKIIEINNAILQFNPEIIHCHDSNIINFLFVSYFYKTLLTVHDINLPLIGIKRYNKVIAISSTVKKHLLNRKIENISIVYNGINISKIKCKTSRHSSDIFKIIQVSRLDHLKKGQHILLEALYILIHEYGIENFHLDYVGEGNSLIFLRNLVTKYNLDNKVTFVGLKDRSYIYSNLMNYDLLVQPSIFEGFGLTVSEGLAAKIPVLVSANDGPMEIIQNGKYGFYFKKEDVNDCAKQIKEIMSCPEKVNLIRECAYKYCLSNFDISITAENYCKEYKIVIDNK